A region from the Bubalus kerabau isolate K-KA32 ecotype Philippines breed swamp buffalo chromosome 23, PCC_UOA_SB_1v2, whole genome shotgun sequence genome encodes:
- the TNFRSF12A gene encoding tumor necrosis factor receptor superfamily member 12A gives MAPCPLRPLLRLLVLGLGLALLRAAAGERVPGTTPCSRGTSWSADLDKCMDCASCRARPHSDFCLGCTAAPPAPFRLLWPILGGALGLALVLGLLSGFLVWRRCRRREKFTTPIEETGGESCPGVALIQ, from the exons ATGGCTCCCTGCCCGCTACGCCCGCTGCTGCGGCTCCTCGTGCTGGGGCTCGGGCTGGCGCTGCTGCGCGCCGCCGCCGGGGAGCGAGTGCCAG GCACCACCCCCTGCTCTCGCGGCACCTCCTGGAGCGCGGACCTAGACAAGTGCATGGACTGTGCCTCGTGCCGGGCGAGACCGCACAGCGACTTCTGCCTGGGCT GCACTGCGGCCCCTCCAGCCCCCTTCAGGTTGCTGTGGCCCATCCTGGGGGGCGCCCTGGGCCTGGCCCTCGTGCTGGGGCTGCTTTCTGGCTTCCTGGTTTGGAGACGGTGCCGCAGGAGAGAGAAGTTTACCA CCCCCATCGAGGAGACCGGTGGGGAGAGCTGTCCTGGCGTGGCCCTGATCCAGTGA
- the HCFC1R1 gene encoding host cell factor C1 regulator 1 isoform X3, which translates to MILQQPLERGPQGRAQRDPRAASGASGGLDAREPLRKQFLSEENMATHFSRLSLHNDHPYCSPPRAFPPALPPLRSPCSELLLWRYPGNLIPEALRLLRLGDTPTPHYPASPAGDMMEL; encoded by the exons ATGATCCTGCAGCAACCCCTGGAGCGAGGCCCCCAGGGTCGGGCCCAGCGCGACCCGCGGGCCGCCTCGGGGGCTTCTGGAGGCCTGGACGcgag GGAGCCCCTGCGCAAGCAGTTCCTGTCCGAGGAGAACATGGCCACCCACTTCTCTCGACTCAGCCTGCACAATGACCACCCTTACTGCAGCCCCCCCAGGGCATtccccccagctctgcccccacTCAG aagcCCTTGCTCTGAGCTGCTTCTCTGGCGCTACCCTGGGAACCTGATCCCTGAGGCTCTCCGGCTGCTGAGGCTGGGGGACACTCCCACCCCCCACTACCCTGCATCCCCAGCTGGGGACATGATGGAGCTCTGA
- the HCFC1R1 gene encoding host cell factor C1 regulator 1 isoform X2, translated as MILQQPLERGPQGRAQRDPRAASGASGGLDASSPLRGAVPMSTKRRLEEEQEPLRKQFLSEENMATHFSRLSLHNDHPYCSPPRAFPPALPPLRSPCSELLLWRYPGNLIPEALRLLRLGDTPTPHYPASPAGDMMEL; from the exons ATGATCCTGCAGCAACCCCTGGAGCGAGGCCCCCAGGGTCGGGCCCAGCGCGACCCGCGGGCCGCCTCGGGGGCTTCTGGAGGCCTGGACGcgag CTCCCCTCTCCGAGGAGCTGTGCCCATGAGCACCAAGCGGCGCCTGGAGGAGGAGCA GGAGCCCCTGCGCAAGCAGTTCCTGTCCGAGGAGAACATGGCCACCCACTTCTCTCGACTCAGCCTGCACAATGACCACCCTTACTGCAGCCCCCCCAGGGCATtccccccagctctgcccccacTCAG aagcCCTTGCTCTGAGCTGCTTCTCTGGCGCTACCCTGGGAACCTGATCCCTGAGGCTCTCCGGCTGCTGAGGCTGGGGGACACTCCCACCCCCCACTACCCTGCATCCCCAGCTGGGGACATGATGGAGCTCTGA
- the HCFC1R1 gene encoding host cell factor C1 regulator 1 isoform X1, which translates to MILQQPLERGPQGRAQRDPRAASGASGGLDASSPLRGAVPMSTKRRLEEEHLPASPSLPREPLRKQFLSEENMATHFSRLSLHNDHPYCSPPRAFPPALPPLRSPCSELLLWRYPGNLIPEALRLLRLGDTPTPHYPASPAGDMMEL; encoded by the exons ATGATCCTGCAGCAACCCCTGGAGCGAGGCCCCCAGGGTCGGGCCCAGCGCGACCCGCGGGCCGCCTCGGGGGCTTCTGGAGGCCTGGACGcgag CTCCCCTCTCCGAGGAGCTGTGCCCATGAGCACCAAGCGGCGCCTGGAGGAGGAGCA CCTTCCTGCCTCCCCGTCTCTCCCCAGGGAGCCCCTGCGCAAGCAGTTCCTGTCCGAGGAGAACATGGCCACCCACTTCTCTCGACTCAGCCTGCACAATGACCACCCTTACTGCAGCCCCCCCAGGGCATtccccccagctctgcccccacTCAG aagcCCTTGCTCTGAGCTGCTTCTCTGGCGCTACCCTGGGAACCTGATCCCTGAGGCTCTCCGGCTGCTGAGGCTGGGGGACACTCCCACCCCCCACTACCCTGCATCCCCAGCTGGGGACATGATGGAGCTCTGA
- the THOC6 gene encoding THO complex subunit 6 homolog isoform X1, with protein sequence MERAAQQAVPLGQMEVFQALQRLHMTIFSQSVSPCGKFLAAGNNYGQIAIFSLSAALSSEAKEESKKPMVTFQAHDGPVYSMVSTDRHLLSAGDGEVKAWLWAEILKKGCKELWRRQPPYRTSLEVPEINALLLVPKENLLILAGGDCQLHAMDLETGTFMWALRGHTDYIHCLALRERSPEVLSGGEDGAVRLWDLRTAKEVQTIEVYKHEECSRPHNGRWIGCLATDSDWMVCGGGPALTLWHLRSSTPTTVFPMRAPQKHVTFYQDLILSAGQGRCVNQWQLSGELKAQVPGSSPGLLSLSLNQQPAAPECKVLTAAGNSCRVDVFTNLGYRAFSLSF encoded by the exons ATGGAGCGAGCGGCGCAGCAAGCGGTGCCTCTGGGTCAG ATGGAAGTGTTTCAGGCCTTGCAGCGGCTGCACATGACCATATTCTCCCAGAGCGTCTCACCTTGTGGGAAGTTCCTGGCAGCTGGCAACAATTATGGACAGATAGCTATCTTTAG CTTGTCTGCTGCTTTGAGCTCCGAGGCCAAAGAGGAAAGTAAGAAGCCTATGGTGACCTTCCAAG CTCATGACGGGCCAGTCTACAGCATGGTCTCCACCGATCGACATCTGCTGAGtgctggggatggggaggtgaAGGCCTGGCTTTGGGCGGAGATCCTTAAGAAG GGCTGTAAGGAGCTGTGGCGTCGTCAGCCCCCATACAG GACCAGCCTGGAAGTACCTGAGATCAATGCTCTGCTTCTTGTGCCCAAG GAGAATTTGCTCATCCTGGCGGGGGGCGACTGTCAGCTGCATGCGATGGACCTTGAGACAGGGACCTTCATG TGGGCCCTCCGGGGCCACACGGACTACATCCACTGCTTGGCACTGCGGGAGCGGAGCCCCGAGGTGCTGTCGGGCGGCGAGGATGGGGCCGTGCGGCTTTGGG ACCTGCGCACAGCCAAGGAGGTCCAGACAATCGAGGTCTACAAGCACGAG GAGTGCTCGAGGCCCCACAATGGGCGCTGGATTGGATGTTTGGCAACTGACTCGGACTGGATG GTCTGCGGAGGAGGCCCAGCACTCACCCTCTGGCACCTCCGATCCTCCACACCCACCACCGTCTTCCCCATGCGGGCGCCACAGAAGCACGTCACCTTCTACCAGGACCTG ATTCTATCAGCTGGACAGGGCCGCTGTGTCAACCAGTGGCAGCTGAGTGGGGAGCTCAAGGCCCAAGTGCCTGGCTCCTCCCCGGGACTGCTAAGCCTCAGCCTCAACCAGCAACCAGCAGCCCCTGAGTGCAAG GTCCTGACAGCTGCGGGCAACAGCTGCAGAGTGGACGTCTTCACTAATCTGGGCTACCGAGCTTTCTCTCTGTCCTTCTGA
- the THOC6 gene encoding THO complex subunit 6 homolog isoform X3, whose amino-acid sequence MERAAQQAVPLGQMEVFQALQRLHMTIFSQSVSPCGKFLAAGNNYGQIAIFSLSAALSSEAKEESKKPMVTFQAHDGPVYSMVSTDRHLLSAGDGEVKAWLWAEILKKENLLILAGGDCQLHAMDLETGTFMWALRGHTDYIHCLALRERSPEVLSGGEDGAVRLWDLRTAKEVQTIEVYKHEECSRPHNGRWIGCLATDSDWMVCGGGPALTLWHLRSSTPTTVFPMRAPQKHVTFYQDLILSAGQGRCVNQWQLSGELKAQVPGSSPGLLSLSLNQQPAAPECKVLTAAGNSCRVDVFTNLGYRAFSLSF is encoded by the exons ATGGAGCGAGCGGCGCAGCAAGCGGTGCCTCTGGGTCAG ATGGAAGTGTTTCAGGCCTTGCAGCGGCTGCACATGACCATATTCTCCCAGAGCGTCTCACCTTGTGGGAAGTTCCTGGCAGCTGGCAACAATTATGGACAGATAGCTATCTTTAG CTTGTCTGCTGCTTTGAGCTCCGAGGCCAAAGAGGAAAGTAAGAAGCCTATGGTGACCTTCCAAG CTCATGACGGGCCAGTCTACAGCATGGTCTCCACCGATCGACATCTGCTGAGtgctggggatggggaggtgaAGGCCTGGCTTTGGGCGGAGATCCTTAAGAAG GAGAATTTGCTCATCCTGGCGGGGGGCGACTGTCAGCTGCATGCGATGGACCTTGAGACAGGGACCTTCATG TGGGCCCTCCGGGGCCACACGGACTACATCCACTGCTTGGCACTGCGGGAGCGGAGCCCCGAGGTGCTGTCGGGCGGCGAGGATGGGGCCGTGCGGCTTTGGG ACCTGCGCACAGCCAAGGAGGTCCAGACAATCGAGGTCTACAAGCACGAG GAGTGCTCGAGGCCCCACAATGGGCGCTGGATTGGATGTTTGGCAACTGACTCGGACTGGATG GTCTGCGGAGGAGGCCCAGCACTCACCCTCTGGCACCTCCGATCCTCCACACCCACCACCGTCTTCCCCATGCGGGCGCCACAGAAGCACGTCACCTTCTACCAGGACCTG ATTCTATCAGCTGGACAGGGCCGCTGTGTCAACCAGTGGCAGCTGAGTGGGGAGCTCAAGGCCCAAGTGCCTGGCTCCTCCCCGGGACTGCTAAGCCTCAGCCTCAACCAGCAACCAGCAGCCCCTGAGTGCAAG GTCCTGACAGCTGCGGGCAACAGCTGCAGAGTGGACGTCTTCACTAATCTGGGCTACCGAGCTTTCTCTCTGTCCTTCTGA
- the THOC6 gene encoding THO complex subunit 6 homolog isoform X2 produces the protein MEVFQALQRLHMTIFSQSVSPCGKFLAAGNNYGQIAIFSLSAALSSEAKEESKKPMVTFQAHDGPVYSMVSTDRHLLSAGDGEVKAWLWAEILKKGCKELWRRQPPYRTSLEVPEINALLLVPKENLLILAGGDCQLHAMDLETGTFMWALRGHTDYIHCLALRERSPEVLSGGEDGAVRLWDLRTAKEVQTIEVYKHEECSRPHNGRWIGCLATDSDWMVCGGGPALTLWHLRSSTPTTVFPMRAPQKHVTFYQDLILSAGQGRCVNQWQLSGELKAQVPGSSPGLLSLSLNQQPAAPECKVLTAAGNSCRVDVFTNLGYRAFSLSF, from the exons ATGGAAGTGTTTCAGGCCTTGCAGCGGCTGCACATGACCATATTCTCCCAGAGCGTCTCACCTTGTGGGAAGTTCCTGGCAGCTGGCAACAATTATGGACAGATAGCTATCTTTAG CTTGTCTGCTGCTTTGAGCTCCGAGGCCAAAGAGGAAAGTAAGAAGCCTATGGTGACCTTCCAAG CTCATGACGGGCCAGTCTACAGCATGGTCTCCACCGATCGACATCTGCTGAGtgctggggatggggaggtgaAGGCCTGGCTTTGGGCGGAGATCCTTAAGAAG GGCTGTAAGGAGCTGTGGCGTCGTCAGCCCCCATACAG GACCAGCCTGGAAGTACCTGAGATCAATGCTCTGCTTCTTGTGCCCAAG GAGAATTTGCTCATCCTGGCGGGGGGCGACTGTCAGCTGCATGCGATGGACCTTGAGACAGGGACCTTCATG TGGGCCCTCCGGGGCCACACGGACTACATCCACTGCTTGGCACTGCGGGAGCGGAGCCCCGAGGTGCTGTCGGGCGGCGAGGATGGGGCCGTGCGGCTTTGGG ACCTGCGCACAGCCAAGGAGGTCCAGACAATCGAGGTCTACAAGCACGAG GAGTGCTCGAGGCCCCACAATGGGCGCTGGATTGGATGTTTGGCAACTGACTCGGACTGGATG GTCTGCGGAGGAGGCCCAGCACTCACCCTCTGGCACCTCCGATCCTCCACACCCACCACCGTCTTCCCCATGCGGGCGCCACAGAAGCACGTCACCTTCTACCAGGACCTG ATTCTATCAGCTGGACAGGGCCGCTGTGTCAACCAGTGGCAGCTGAGTGGGGAGCTCAAGGCCCAAGTGCCTGGCTCCTCCCCGGGACTGCTAAGCCTCAGCCTCAACCAGCAACCAGCAGCCCCTGAGTGCAAG GTCCTGACAGCTGCGGGCAACAGCTGCAGAGTGGACGTCTTCACTAATCTGGGCTACCGAGCTTTCTCTCTGTCCTTCTGA
- the BICDL2 gene encoding BICD family-like cargo adapter 2 translates to MNSPEGPNFPARLLSGGASPSGDEGFFPFVLERRDSFLGGGPGPEEPEDLALQLQQKEKDLLLAAELGKMLLERNEELQRQLDTLSTQHTEREEQLQQENHELRRGLAARGAEWEARAVELERDVEALRAQLGEQRSEQQDSGRERARALNELGEQNLRLSQQLAQASQTEQELQRELDSLQGQCQAQALAGAELRTRLESLQGENQMLQSRRQDLEAQIRGLREELEKGRGKLQATHEELLLLRRERREHGLELERARSETEEALSALRRLQRRVSELEEESRLQDADLSGASLQLELAHSLDSDQYQNQNTDRSGGALTTLSPETQEASSQQRSPQEERLEPPRKGTSLSPEEILGEEEEEVFRLQIEMAMQQAELQSLREELQRQKELRVQDPEEALSSALSDRDEAMNKVLELSLELSRVSLERDSLSRELLRTIRQKVALTQELEAWQDDMQVVIGQQLRSQRQQELSAAASAPRPAPTRFSLRLSPGPAGGFFSTLFRRT, encoded by the exons ATGAACTCCCCAGAAGGGCCCAACTTTCCGGCCAGGCTGCTCTCAGGGGGTGCCTCCCCCAGCGGTGACGAGGGCTTCTTCCCCTTTGTGCTGGAGCGGCGGGACTCATTCCTGGGAGGGGGCCCAGGGCCTGAGGAGCCGGAGGACCTGGCCTTGCAGCTgcagcagaaggagaaagacCTGCTGTTGGCAGCGGAGCTCGGCAAGATGCTTCTGGAGCGCAATGAGGAGCTGCAGCGGCAGCTGGACACACTGAGCACCCAGCACACTGAGCGTGAAGAA cagctgcagcaggagAACCATGAACTGCGCCGGGGCCTGGCAGCCCGGGGAGCCGAGTGGGAGGCCAGGGCAGTGGAGCTGGAGAGGGACGTGGAGGCCCTTAGGGCCCAGCTCGGGGAGCAGCGTTCTGAGCAGCAGGACAGTGGCCGGGAGCGGGCTCGGGCCCTCAATGAACTTGGAGAACAGAACCTCCGGCTCAGCCAGCAGCTGGCCCAG GCCTCACAGACTGAGCAGGAGCTTCAGCGGGAACTGGACAGCCTTCAAGGGCAGTGCCAGGCTCAGGCCCTGGCTGGGGCAGAGCTGAGGACGCGGCTGGAGAGTCTGCAGGGGGAG AATCAGATGCTCCAGAGTCGCCGGCAGGACCTGGAGGCCCAGATTCGAGGTCTGCGTGAGGAGCTGGAGAAGGGACGGGGCAAGCTGCAGGCCACCCacgaggagctgctgctgctgcggcgggAGAGGCGGGAGCACGGTCTAGAG CTGGAACGCGCACGCTCCGAGACTGAGGAGGCGCTGAGCGCTCTGCGGAGGCTGCAGCGGCGCGTCTCGGAGCTGGAGGAGGAATCGCGCCTCCAGGACGCCGACCTCTCGGGAGCCTCGCTGCAGTTAGAGCTCGCCCACAGCCTAGACAGCGACCAGTACCAAAACCAGAACACGGACAGAAGCGGAGGTGCTCTG ACCACTCTATCCCCGGAGACCCAAGAAGCATCCAGCCAGCAGCGTTCGCCCCAAGAGGAGAGGTTGGAGCCTCCCAGGAAGGGAACATCCCTGAGCCCAGAGGAGATAttgggagaagaggaggaggaagtgttCCGGTTACAGATTGAG ATGGCGATGCAGCAGGCAGAGCTACAGTCCCTGCGGGAGGAACTGCAAAGGCAGAAGGAACTGCGGGTGCAGGACCCCGAGGAGGCCTTAAGCAGCGCCCTCTCGGACCGAGACGAGGCCATGAACAA GGTCCTGGAACTGTCCCTGGAGCTCAGCCGCGTTTCTCTGGAGCGGGACTCCCTCTCCCGGGAGCTGCTTCGCACCATCCGCCAGAAGGTGGCGCTGACGCAAGAGCTGGAGGCCTGGCAG GACGACATGCAGGTGGTCATCGGCCAGCAGCTGCGCTCGCAACGCCAGCAAGAGCTGAGTGCGGCCGCCtccgccccgcgccccgccccaACGCGCTTCTCCCTGCGCCTGAGCCCCGGGCCTGCCGGCGGCTTCTTCAGCACCCTCTTCCGAAGGACCTGA